In the Grimontia kaedaensis genome, one interval contains:
- the fabB gene encoding beta-ketoacyl-ACP synthase I produces the protein MKRAVITGMGIVSSIGNNVKEVLESLKTGKSGISFSQQFADMKLRSNVWGDLKLNPADHIDRKKFRFMGDAAGFAYLSMEQAIEDAGLTEDMVSNDRTGLVAGSGGASSINQVAATDTLREKGVKRVGPYMVPRTMSSTVSACLATPFKIRGVNYTMSSACATSAHCIGHAVELIQLGKQDVVFAGGGEELDWSLTMMFDAMGALSTKYNDNPEKASRTYDADRDGFVISGGGGMMVIEELEHALARGAKIYGEIVGYGATSDGYDMVAPSGEGAIRCMKMAMQDVEQIDYINTHGTSTPVGDVKELGAIQEVFGNNSPAISATKAMTGHALGAAGVHEAIYSTIMLENNFVAPSINIENLDPAAEGLDIVSETREVELKTVMSNSFGFGGTNATLVIKKYEG, from the coding sequence ATGAAACGAGCCGTAATTACAGGTATGGGAATTGTTTCCAGCATCGGTAACAACGTTAAAGAAGTGCTGGAGTCATTAAAGACGGGTAAATCAGGGATTAGCTTTTCCCAACAGTTCGCAGACATGAAGCTTCGCAGTAATGTCTGGGGTGATTTAAAGCTCAATCCTGCTGATCACATTGATCGCAAAAAGTTTCGTTTTATGGGCGATGCTGCGGGCTTCGCTTATCTGTCAATGGAACAGGCTATCGAAGATGCCGGTTTGACAGAAGATATGGTGTCTAATGACCGCACCGGTCTGGTTGCCGGTTCTGGTGGCGCATCTTCAATTAACCAAGTTGCAGCCACAGACACATTACGTGAGAAAGGCGTAAAACGTGTTGGTCCTTACATGGTGCCACGTACCATGTCTTCAACGGTTTCAGCTTGTCTGGCAACACCATTCAAAATCCGTGGTGTGAACTACACCATGAGCTCTGCGTGTGCGACATCAGCACACTGTATTGGCCACGCTGTTGAACTGATTCAACTGGGCAAGCAAGACGTTGTTTTTGCAGGTGGTGGTGAAGAGCTTGACTGGTCACTGACCATGATGTTTGACGCCATGGGCGCGCTGTCGACCAAATACAACGATAACCCAGAAAAAGCATCACGTACCTACGACGCAGACCGCGATGGTTTCGTTATCTCTGGTGGTGGCGGCATGATGGTTATCGAAGAGCTTGAGCATGCGCTGGCGCGTGGTGCGAAAATCTACGGTGAAATCGTGGGCTACGGTGCAACGTCAGATGGCTATGACATGGTAGCGCCATCAGGTGAAGGTGCGATTCGCTGTATGAAGATGGCGATGCAGGACGTAGAACAAATCGATTACATCAACACTCACGGCACCTCTACGCCAGTGGGTGATGTGAAAGAACTGGGCGCGATTCAGGAAGTGTTCGGCAACAACAGCCCTGCCATTTCTGCAACCAAAGCCATGACTGGTCACGCACTGGGTGCGGCGGGTGTTCACGAAGCGATTTACTCCACCATCATGCTGGAAAACAACTTCGTTGCACCAAGCATCAACATTGAAAATCTGGATCCAGCAGCTGAAGGTCTGGATATCGTGTCGGAAACCCGTGAAGTAGAGCTGAAGACAGTCATGTCTAACAGCTTTGGCTTCGGTGGTACCAACGCCACGCTGGTTATCAAAAAATACGAGGGATAA